The window TCACCATGCTGCTGTTCTTCGGCTACGTCTTCGGCAGCGCGCTGGCGATGCCCGGCGCGCAGTACCGGTCCTTCCTGGTGCCCGGCCTGCTGGTGGCGACCGCGGCCAACGGGCTCATGACCGGCATGTTCCAGGCCGCCCAGGACACGCACCGCGGCGTGATGGACCGTTTCCGGACGCTGCCGATGAGCCGGGCCGCCGTGCCGCTGGGGCAGGCGGCCGCGGATCTGCTCGTGACGGCCGCCGGGACCGTGCCGTTCCTGCTGGTCGGGCTCGCGGTGGGCTGGCGGATCGAGGGGTCGGCGCTCGAAGCCGTGGGCGCGGTGGCGCTGTTGCTGCTGTTCCGGTTCGCGACGGCGTGGGTCGGGATATTCCTCGGGCTGCTCACCCGGAGCGAGGAGGCCGCCGGTCAGCTGGGTGGGGCGACCTTCATCCTGCCGCTGCTGTCCAACGCTTACATTCCGACCGACGGTCTGCCGGGCTGGCTGCGCACGCTCGCCGAGTGGAACCCGATCA of the Streptomyces sp. T12 genome contains:
- a CDS encoding ABC transporter permease, with amino-acid sequence MSTLAYDGGAMLGRQLRRIRNNPGLLILTQTMPITMLLFFGYVFGSALAMPGAQYRSFLVPGLLVATAANGLMTGMFQAAQDTHRGVMDRFRTLPMSRAAVPLGQAAADLLVTAAGTVPFLLVGLAVGWRIEGSALEAVGAVALLLLFRFATAWVGIFLGLLTRSEEAAGQLGGATFILPLLSNAYIPTDGLPGWLRTLAEWNPISAVTTALRDLFGNAPVPEGAAWPVAHPVAGSLAWCAVLIAVFAPLAVRRYAHGER